Proteins encoded by one window of Anaeromyxobacter diazotrophicus:
- a CDS encoding pyridoxine 5'-phosphate synthase, with translation MAPRLGVNVDHVATLRQSRRTTYPDPVQAAMLAELAGADQITIHLREDRRHIQERDLAVLRKTVQTRLNLEMAATQEMVKLAFETKPDSCTLVPERREELTTEGGLDVAGNRDALRKVVRTLKDADITVSLFLDPDMDQIRAAHRVEADVVEIHTGRYADARLAQDRRRELARVVDVAKAAAKLGLQVAAGHGLNYQNVLPVAAVAEIEELNIGHAIVGHAIMVGMERAVREMQELLARAR, from the coding sequence ATGGCACCCCGCCTCGGCGTCAACGTCGATCACGTCGCGACCCTGCGCCAGTCGCGCCGCACCACCTACCCCGACCCGGTCCAGGCCGCGATGCTGGCCGAGCTGGCCGGCGCCGACCAGATCACCATCCACCTGCGGGAGGACCGCCGCCACATCCAGGAGCGCGACCTCGCGGTCCTGCGCAAGACGGTCCAGACGCGGCTGAACCTCGAGATGGCGGCCACCCAGGAGATGGTGAAGCTGGCCTTCGAGACCAAGCCCGACTCCTGCACGCTGGTGCCCGAGCGGCGCGAGGAGCTCACCACCGAGGGCGGGCTCGACGTGGCCGGCAACCGCGACGCCCTGCGCAAGGTGGTGCGGACGCTCAAGGACGCCGACATCACGGTGTCGCTCTTCCTCGACCCGGACATGGACCAGATCCGCGCCGCGCACCGGGTCGAGGCGGACGTGGTCGAGATCCACACCGGCCGCTACGCCGACGCGCGGCTGGCCCAGGACCGGCGGCGCGAGCTGGCGCGGGTGGTGGACGTGGCGAAGGCGGCGGCCAAGCTCGGGCTGCAGGTGGCGGCCGGGCACGGCCTCAACTATCAGAACGTCCTGCCGGTGGCCGCGGTGGCGGAGATCGAGGAGCTCAACATCGGCCACGCCATCGTCGGCCACGCCATCATGGTCGGGATGGAGCGGGCGGTGCGCGAGATGCAGGAGCTCCTGGCGCGGGCGCGGTGA
- a CDS encoding holo-ACP synthase: protein MVVGFGLDVVEIARIARQLGSPTADRFLARCFTAGERDFCDRFQDRAARYAARFAAKEAASKALGVPDGIGFHDVEVLRERGAPALALSGAAQRRAAELGVSRVHVTLSHDGGVAVAGVVLEAAEPAR, encoded by the coding sequence ATGGTGGTCGGCTTCGGCCTCGACGTGGTCGAGATCGCGCGCATCGCGCGCCAGCTCGGCTCGCCCACCGCGGACCGCTTCCTCGCGCGCTGCTTCACGGCCGGCGAGCGCGACTTCTGCGATCGCTTCCAGGACCGCGCGGCCCGGTACGCGGCGCGCTTCGCGGCCAAGGAGGCCGCCTCCAAGGCGCTGGGCGTGCCGGACGGGATCGGCTTTCACGACGTCGAGGTGCTGCGCGAGCGCGGCGCCCCCGCGCTCGCCCTCAGCGGCGCGGCGCAGCGCCGCGCCGCCGAGCTGGGCGTCTCCCGCGTGCACGTGACGCTCTCCCACGACGGGGGGGTGGCGGTGGCCGGGGTGGTGCTCGAGGCCGCGGAGCCCGCGCGATGA
- a CDS encoding NAD(P)H-hydrate dehydratase, which yields MRVVTAAEMRAIDGAAIAGGVPGMALMERAGAAVARAALVLRGPGGRVVALCGGGNNGGDGYVAARVLAEAGVPVSAVAIAAPDALRGDARAAHEAAVRGGVGVAPGAELAALRAGPGDVLLDALLGTGLARAAGGAFAAAIARLAELRAGGAKVLAVDLPSGLSADTGRPLGPCVQADATVTFGFLKRGLVLHPGAELAGAVEVVDIGLPRAAAEAVPPTAELLTEEEARALVPPRPPEAHKGDAGRLLVVAGSPGKSGAAHLALAGALRGGAGLVTLAARAEVLPFALAGRPEAMSLALPGEGPLGPGDLEALLAAAHGMDAVVIGPGIPRGPETAAALHAFLARARLPAVLDADALNALAERPDLLAALPAPVVLTPHPGEMARLAGTTIAEVQRDRLAVAAARARAWGCAVVLKGARTVVAAPSGAPAIVPAGNPGLATGGTGDVLAGLTGALLAGHLPPFDAARAAAFAHALAGDLCAARLGQRGLLASDVAGALGEVWARWGR from the coding sequence ATGAGGGTCGTGACCGCCGCCGAGATGCGCGCCATCGACGGGGCCGCGATCGCGGGCGGCGTGCCGGGCATGGCGCTCATGGAGCGGGCCGGCGCGGCGGTCGCGCGCGCGGCGCTGGTGCTGCGCGGCCCAGGCGGGCGCGTGGTGGCGCTCTGCGGCGGCGGGAACAACGGCGGGGACGGCTACGTCGCGGCGCGGGTGCTCGCCGAGGCCGGCGTGCCCGTGAGCGCGGTGGCGATCGCCGCGCCGGACGCGCTGCGGGGCGACGCGCGCGCGGCCCACGAGGCGGCGGTGCGCGGCGGGGTGGGCGTGGCGCCCGGCGCGGAGCTGGCCGCGCTGCGCGCCGGGCCGGGCGACGTCCTCCTCGACGCGCTCCTCGGCACCGGGCTCGCGCGCGCCGCCGGCGGCGCCTTCGCGGCGGCCATCGCGCGGCTGGCGGAGCTCCGCGCGGGCGGCGCCAAGGTGCTGGCGGTCGATCTGCCCTCCGGGCTCTCGGCCGACACCGGCCGGCCGCTCGGGCCGTGTGTCCAGGCCGACGCCACGGTCACCTTCGGCTTCCTGAAGCGCGGGCTCGTGCTGCACCCCGGCGCGGAGCTGGCGGGGGCGGTCGAGGTGGTGGACATCGGCCTGCCGCGCGCCGCGGCGGAGGCGGTGCCGCCGACGGCCGAGCTCCTGACGGAGGAGGAGGCGCGGGCGCTCGTGCCGCCGAGGCCCCCGGAGGCGCACAAGGGCGACGCGGGGAGGCTCCTCGTGGTGGCCGGCTCGCCCGGCAAGAGCGGCGCGGCGCACCTCGCGCTGGCGGGCGCGCTGCGCGGAGGGGCGGGGCTCGTCACCCTCGCCGCGCGCGCCGAGGTGCTGCCCTTCGCGCTGGCGGGCCGCCCGGAGGCGATGAGCCTGGCGCTGCCGGGCGAGGGGCCGCTCGGGCCGGGCGACCTCGAGGCGCTCCTCGCCGCCGCGCACGGGATGGACGCGGTGGTGATCGGCCCGGGGATCCCGCGCGGGCCGGAGACCGCCGCCGCGCTGCACGCGTTCCTGGCGCGGGCGCGCCTGCCGGCGGTGCTGGACGCCGACGCGCTGAACGCGCTCGCCGAGCGCCCGGACCTGCTCGCCGCGCTGCCCGCGCCGGTCGTCCTCACGCCGCACCCCGGCGAGATGGCGCGCCTGGCGGGGACCACCATCGCGGAGGTGCAGCGGGATCGCCTGGCCGTCGCGGCGGCGCGGGCGCGCGCCTGGGGCTGCGCCGTGGTGCTGAAGGGGGCGCGGACGGTGGTGGCCGCGCCGTCCGGGGCGCCCGCGATCGTGCCCGCCGGGAACCCGGGCCTCGCCACCGGCGGGACGGGCGACGTGCTGGCGGGGCTCACCGGCGCGCTCCTCGCCGGGCACCTGCCGCCCTTCGACGCCGCGCGCGCCGCCGCCTTCGCGCACGCGCTGGCCGGGGACCTCTGCGCCGCGCGGCTGGGGCAGCGCGGGCTGCTCGCCTCGGACGTCGCCGGCGCGCTCGGCGAGGTCTGGGCGCGGTGGGGCCGGTGA
- the tsaE gene encoding tRNA (adenosine(37)-N6)-threonylcarbamoyltransferase complex ATPase subunit type 1 TsaE — protein sequence MAPPPRHEARRTTRSARATFELGVRLGAALQPGDVVALVGELGAGKTQLVRGLCRGAGVPDAEVASPTFAIVASYRGRLPVHHADLYRLADEDELYATGFSELPGGEGALVVEWADRIPGALPAERLEVRLEHDDRAPGTRHLTLVGVGERHAALARVV from the coding sequence ATGGCCCCGCCGCCGCGCCACGAGGCGCGCCGCACCACCCGCTCGGCGCGCGCGACGTTCGAGCTGGGCGTGCGGCTCGGCGCCGCGCTCCAGCCCGGCGACGTGGTGGCCCTGGTGGGCGAGCTCGGCGCGGGCAAGACCCAGCTCGTGCGCGGGCTCTGCCGCGGCGCGGGCGTGCCCGACGCCGAGGTCGCGAGCCCCACCTTCGCCATCGTCGCGAGCTACCGCGGCCGGCTCCCGGTGCACCACGCCGACCTGTACCGCCTGGCGGACGAGGACGAGCTCTACGCCACCGGCTTCTCCGAGCTGCCGGGCGGGGAGGGCGCGCTGGTGGTGGAGTGGGCGGACCGCATCCCCGGCGCGCTCCCCGCCGAACGGCTGGAGGTGCGCCTCGAGCACGACGACCGCGCCCCCGGCACGCGCCACCTCACGCTGGTGGGCGTGGGCGAGCGGCACGCGGCGCTGGCGCGGGTGGTCTGA
- a CDS encoding HNH endonuclease translates to MPDAAPASLDTVALLHRLAELAGHERHTQVEFLLHLDVFDQRRAWAEAGYPSLWEWCVRALHLSEGAAGRRIAAMRVLRRFPGLAEPLRDGRLSLSTAAVLSPVLTEGNWEELVGRAAYKTKVETEQLVASLQPRPAPREGLRRLPRPEKAPATLAKPIEAGCVEVDGAGERAPALRPEATSVEPLTLEGSAAQACPRELHAAQSAPARRATLEPVDADTYSLRVTVDAELKKDLDQLKSLLAHKVRNGDLGALLREAVKCALEKHGKRRGAVEPSRKRNITAPAENAPPPTPGEREPIPAAVRREVWKRDGGRCAWCSPDGRRCGSTWMLELDHIEPVALGGRSTVDNLRLCCRSHNSLHAEHVFGRERMDRFRKGADRSAPPTAASGSTSGACGTRAQAAGST, encoded by the coding sequence ATGCCCGACGCCGCGCCAGCTTCCCTCGATACCGTCGCCCTCCTCCACCGCCTGGCCGAGCTGGCCGGCCACGAGCGCCACACCCAGGTCGAGTTCCTGCTCCACCTCGACGTCTTCGACCAGCGCCGGGCTTGGGCCGAGGCCGGATATCCCTCTCTCTGGGAGTGGTGTGTCCGCGCCCTCCACTTGAGCGAGGGCGCCGCCGGTCGGCGCATCGCCGCCATGCGCGTGCTGCGCCGATTCCCCGGGCTCGCGGAGCCGCTGCGCGACGGGCGCCTCTCCCTGTCCACCGCGGCTGTGCTCTCTCCCGTGCTCACGGAGGGGAACTGGGAGGAGCTCGTCGGGCGAGCCGCGTACAAGACGAAGGTGGAGACGGAGCAGCTCGTCGCGTCGCTGCAGCCGCGGCCAGCGCCGCGGGAGGGGCTGCGGCGGCTCCCGAGGCCGGAAAAGGCGCCGGCTACCCTCGCGAAGCCGATCGAGGCGGGCTGCGTCGAGGTCGACGGAGCCGGGGAACGAGCCCCCGCCCTACGGCCCGAGGCGACGTCGGTGGAGCCTCTGACGCTCGAAGGGTCTGCGGCGCAGGCATGCCCGCGGGAGCTTCACGCGGCGCAGTCCGCACCTGCGCGTCGGGCCACGCTCGAGCCGGTCGACGCCGATACCTACTCGCTGCGGGTCACCGTCGACGCCGAGCTGAAGAAGGATCTCGACCAGCTGAAGTCGCTCCTCGCCCACAAGGTCCGGAACGGCGACCTCGGCGCGCTCCTCCGGGAAGCGGTGAAGTGCGCGCTGGAGAAGCATGGCAAGCGCCGGGGCGCCGTCGAGCCCTCCCGGAAGCGAAACATCACCGCGCCGGCGGAGAATGCACCCCCTCCGACCCCTGGCGAGCGCGAGCCCATCCCGGCCGCGGTGCGGCGGGAGGTCTGGAAGCGGGACGGCGGGCGCTGCGCCTGGTGCTCGCCGGATGGCCGCCGCTGCGGGAGCACCTGGATGCTGGAGCTCGACCACATCGAGCCCGTGGCGCTCGGCGGGCGCAGCACTGTCGACAACCTGAGACTGTGTTGCCGCAGTCACAATTCGCTGCACGCGGAGCACGTCTTCGGGAGGGAGCGCATGGATCGGTTCCGGAAGGGCGCTGACCGGAGCGCTCCACCTACCGCCGCCAGCGGAAGCACTTCTGGGGCGTGCGGCACGCGCGCTCAGGCCGCTGGCTCGACGTGA
- a CDS encoding class II glutamine amidotransferase yields MCRLFAQHADPLHLPHEPLCVAHNALRVQSHRHRHGWGIGWYDASGVQLRRGVMPAHADEAFAAAAREARSEIVLAHVRDASVGEVVEENTHPFSHGRWLFAHNGTVSRFRRAPAVRRALEAEIDPRYRALLAGDTDSERCFFLFLTLLDAHLGAGAAPDLEDVRRALSATVETVARLADRRPARPSSLNLLVTNGEVLAVCRRGRTLHVAPHIATSGVFAIASEPIGAGPWREVPEGGFVGIDPDHRVLEA; encoded by the coding sequence ATGTGCCGCCTCTTCGCCCAGCACGCCGATCCGCTCCACCTCCCGCACGAGCCGCTCTGCGTCGCGCACAACGCGCTGCGCGTGCAGTCGCACCGCCACCGTCACGGCTGGGGCATCGGCTGGTACGACGCGTCCGGCGTCCAGCTCCGGCGCGGGGTCATGCCGGCCCACGCCGACGAGGCGTTCGCCGCGGCGGCGCGCGAGGCGCGCTCGGAGATCGTGCTCGCGCACGTGCGGGACGCCAGCGTCGGCGAGGTGGTCGAGGAGAACACCCACCCCTTCAGCCACGGGCGCTGGCTCTTCGCGCACAACGGCACGGTGAGCCGCTTCCGCCGCGCGCCGGCGGTGCGGCGCGCGCTGGAGGCGGAGATCGACCCGCGCTACCGCGCCCTCCTCGCGGGCGACACCGACAGCGAGCGGTGCTTCTTCCTCTTCCTCACCCTGCTCGACGCCCACCTCGGCGCCGGCGCCGCCCCCGATCTGGAGGACGTGCGCCGCGCGCTCTCCGCGACGGTCGAGACCGTGGCCCGCCTCGCCGACCGCCGCCCCGCGCGGCCTTCCTCGCTCAACCTGCTCGTCACGAACGGCGAGGTGCTGGCGGTCTGCCGCCGAGGCCGCACGCTGCACGTCGCGCCGCACATCGCGACGAGCGGCGTCTTCGCCATCGCCAGCGAGCCCATCGGCGCGGGCCCCTGGCGCGAGGTCCCCGAGGGCGGCTTCGTCGGGATCGATCCGGACCACCGCGTCCTCGAGGCCTGA
- a CDS encoding rhodanese-like domain-containing protein — protein MALQLRRQGFQQAYALTGGFDAWRQAHLPLEPLRAAEAHETGNQHQPM, from the coding sequence GTGGCGCTCCAGCTCCGGCGGCAGGGTTTCCAGCAGGCGTACGCCCTCACGGGCGGCTTCGACGCGTGGCGCCAGGCCCACCTGCCGCTCGAGCCGCTCCGCGCGGCCGAGGCGCACGAGACGGGCAACCAGCACCAGCCGATGTGA
- a CDS encoding rhodanese-like domain-containing protein yields the protein MEIPRISVAEVGARLAHGARVTFVDARSAHAYETATEQLPGSVRIPPDADVAQLSGRLPREGLVVAYCT from the coding sequence ATGGAGATCCCCCGCATCAGCGTCGCCGAGGTCGGCGCGCGCCTGGCGCACGGCGCGCGCGTCACCTTCGTCGACGCGCGCAGCGCTCACGCCTACGAGACCGCCACCGAGCAGCTGCCTGGATCGGTGCGCATCCCGCCCGACGCCGACGTCGCCCAGCTCTCCGGCCGATTGCCGCGGGAAGGTCTGGTCGTCGCCTACTGCACCTGA
- a CDS encoding metallophosphoesterase family protein: MRVGLVSDSHGLVEPRLDELFRGCDLILHAGDVVRPAVLEALAGLAPVTAVRGNNDLGPAFDALPELAEVALGELRAILVHELGARGRPLPPVRQALARSGARVVVHGHSHRPAAAVRDGILYVNPGAAGPRRFSLPRAAGLLVVRGRRAEVRLFDLAQAGLPLLQAPLSVEV; the protein is encoded by the coding sequence GTGCGCGTCGGCCTCGTCTCGGACAGCCACGGCCTCGTCGAGCCGCGCCTCGACGAGCTGTTCCGCGGCTGCGACCTCATCCTGCACGCCGGCGACGTGGTCCGGCCGGCCGTGCTCGAGGCGCTGGCGGGCCTCGCGCCGGTGACGGCGGTGCGCGGCAACAACGACCTCGGGCCGGCCTTCGACGCGCTGCCCGAGCTGGCCGAGGTCGCGCTGGGCGAGCTGCGGGCGATCCTGGTGCACGAGCTCGGCGCCCGCGGGCGGCCGCTCCCGCCGGTCCGCCAGGCGCTGGCGCGCTCCGGCGCCCGGGTGGTCGTCCACGGCCACTCGCACCGGCCGGCGGCGGCGGTGCGGGACGGGATCCTGTACGTGAACCCGGGCGCGGCGGGCCCCCGCCGCTTCAGCCTGCCCCGGGCCGCCGGGCTCCTGGTGGTGCGGGGCCGCCGGGCCGAGGTGCGCCTCTTCGACCTGGCGCAGGCCGGGCTGCCCCTGCTGCAAGCGCCCCTGTCGGTGGAGGTGTGA
- the asd gene encoding archaetidylserine decarboxylase (Phosphatidylserine decarboxylase is synthesized as a single chain precursor. Generation of the pyruvoyl active site from a Ser is coupled to cleavage of a Gly-Ser bond between the larger (beta) and smaller (alpha chains). It is an integral membrane protein.), translating into MLERAVLAALRGVPKNALSRLVGGLTRARAPRPVRLAAMRAFAARYGIDLSECGELETFRTFGEFFARPLRAGARPVAPGDEVLVSPVDGVVSQAGLAEGGRLVQAKGLDYTLEALLADPALAARFRGGPFATIYLSPRDYHRIHFPLGGAVTGYRYVPGRLWPVNPASVRGVPGLFTVNERLVTSLETPLGACAVIAVGATIVGRIRAFYDPTIPVSNLPRATPVAREYPTPMPVEKGQELGAFEMGSTVILLLERGRAALRPGLAEGTRVRVGEAIGGPAASA; encoded by the coding sequence ATGCTGGAACGCGCCGTCCTCGCCGCCCTGCGCGGCGTCCCCAAGAACGCCCTCTCGCGGCTGGTGGGAGGGCTCACCCGCGCCCGCGCGCCGCGCCCGGTGCGGCTCGCCGCCATGCGCGCCTTCGCGGCCCGCTACGGGATCGACCTGTCGGAGTGCGGGGAGCTCGAGACCTTCCGCACCTTCGGCGAGTTCTTCGCCCGGCCGCTCCGGGCGGGGGCGCGCCCCGTCGCCCCCGGCGACGAGGTGCTCGTCTCGCCGGTGGACGGCGTGGTCTCGCAGGCGGGGCTCGCCGAGGGCGGCCGCCTCGTCCAGGCCAAGGGGCTCGACTACACCCTGGAGGCGCTGCTCGCCGACCCCGCGCTCGCCGCCCGCTTCCGCGGCGGGCCCTTCGCGACGATCTACCTCTCCCCGCGCGACTACCACCGCATCCACTTCCCGCTGGGGGGCGCGGTCACCGGCTACCGCTACGTGCCGGGCCGGCTCTGGCCGGTGAACCCCGCCTCGGTGCGCGGGGTGCCGGGGCTCTTCACGGTGAACGAGCGGCTCGTCACCTCGCTCGAGACCCCCCTCGGCGCCTGCGCGGTGATCGCGGTCGGCGCCACCATCGTGGGCCGCATCCGCGCCTTCTACGACCCCACCATCCCGGTCTCGAACCTGCCGCGCGCCACCCCGGTCGCGCGCGAGTACCCGACCCCCATGCCGGTCGAGAAGGGCCAGGAGCTGGGCGCCTTCGAGATGGGCTCGACGGTGATCCTCCTGCTCGAGCGCGGCCGCGCCGCGCTGCGCCCGGGGCTCGCGGAGGGGACGCGGGTGCGGGTCGGCGAGGCGATCGGCGGCCCCGCGGCCTCCGCCTAG
- the hisS gene encoding histidine--tRNA ligase: MKISGVKGMNDLLPGVVGRWQEMERVAREVFALYGYREVRTPAVEPAALFARGVGEATDIVKKEMYVFEDKGEERLALRPEATAGLVRAYIEHGCHVDGVQKWFLMGPMFRRERPQKGRYRQFHQIDCECFGVAEPGIDVEQIAMLHDYLGRLGVKAELKLNTVGDGQCRPAYLADLKAWLTERKGQLCADCNERIERNPLRVLDCKVESCQPVLAQAPRLLDRLCDGCRDHFAAVRSGLDALGVEYRLDPRLVRGLDYYVRTAYEFSSDALGSQSAVAGGGRYDGLVETLGGQPTPGIGYALGQERLALILEAIGRPIPEARPQVFFVAADEAGAREAPVWAARLRKAGVPCELDPRGGKLARQFKQAERVRARYAVVLGGNEVASGQAKLKDLDTREETPVALAELASRLASR; this comes from the coding sequence ATGAAGATCTCGGGCGTGAAGGGCATGAACGACCTCTTGCCGGGCGTCGTCGGCCGCTGGCAGGAGATGGAGCGCGTCGCGCGGGAGGTGTTCGCGCTCTACGGCTACCGCGAGGTGCGCACCCCGGCGGTCGAGCCGGCGGCGCTCTTCGCCCGCGGGGTGGGCGAGGCCACCGACATCGTGAAGAAGGAGATGTACGTCTTCGAGGACAAGGGCGAGGAGCGCCTGGCCCTGCGCCCCGAGGCGACCGCCGGGCTCGTCCGCGCCTACATCGAGCACGGCTGCCACGTCGACGGCGTCCAGAAGTGGTTCCTGATGGGCCCGATGTTCCGGCGCGAGCGCCCGCAGAAGGGCCGCTACCGCCAGTTCCACCAGATCGACTGCGAGTGCTTCGGGGTGGCGGAGCCCGGCATCGACGTGGAGCAGATCGCCATGCTCCACGACTACCTCGGCCGCCTGGGCGTGAAGGCCGAGCTCAAGCTCAACACCGTGGGCGACGGGCAGTGCCGCCCCGCCTACCTGGCCGACCTCAAGGCGTGGCTCACCGAGCGCAAGGGCCAGCTCTGCGCCGACTGCAACGAGCGCATCGAGCGCAACCCCCTGCGCGTCCTCGACTGCAAGGTGGAGAGCTGCCAGCCGGTGCTGGCGCAGGCGCCGCGGCTCCTCGACCGGCTGTGCGACGGCTGCCGCGACCACTTCGCGGCGGTCCGGAGCGGTCTCGACGCCCTGGGGGTGGAGTACCGGCTCGACCCGCGCCTCGTGCGCGGGCTCGACTACTACGTCCGCACCGCCTACGAGTTCTCGAGCGACGCGCTCGGCTCCCAGTCGGCGGTGGCCGGCGGCGGCCGCTACGACGGGCTCGTCGAGACGCTCGGCGGGCAGCCGACGCCCGGCATCGGCTACGCGCTCGGGCAGGAGCGGCTCGCGCTCATCCTGGAGGCGATCGGGCGCCCCATCCCCGAGGCGCGCCCGCAGGTGTTCTTCGTGGCGGCCGACGAGGCCGGCGCGCGCGAGGCGCCGGTGTGGGCGGCCCGGCTGCGCAAGGCGGGCGTGCCGTGCGAGCTCGACCCGCGAGGCGGAAAGCTGGCGCGGCAGTTCAAGCAGGCGGAGCGGGTGCGGGCGCGCTACGCGGTCGTGCTGGGCGGGAACGAGGTCGCGAGCGGGCAGGCGAAGCTGAAGGACCTCGACACCCGCGAGGAGACCCCCGTCGCCCTGGCGGAGCTGGCGAGCCGGCTTGCCTCGCGGTGA
- the miaA gene encoding tRNA (adenosine(37)-N6)-dimethylallyltransferase MiaA codes for MSVLCIAGPTASGKTALAVALARRLGGEIVSADSQQVYRGLDAGTAKPTPEERAAVPHHLLDVAEPGEGMDAARWAALADEAIAGIAARGRLPIVAGGTGLYLRALLRGVAEAPGRDPALRARLEEEAAREGRPALHRRLAEVDPAAAARIGPNDLVRVVRALEIAAGGRTQTEVFAGHAFAAARYRYRLLALDPPRAELHARIDARVPLLFSRGLLAETAALLARHGGRLPAKLPLGYAEAAEVLAGRLEPGEATRRVQVAHRRYARRQVVWLRGEREVEWLAPPVDPDALAAGLAAWRAAAAP; via the coding sequence ATCTCCGTCCTCTGCATCGCCGGCCCGACCGCCTCGGGCAAGACCGCGCTCGCGGTGGCGCTCGCGCGCCGGCTGGGCGGCGAGATCGTGAGCGCGGACTCGCAGCAGGTGTACCGGGGGCTCGACGCGGGCACCGCCAAGCCCACCCCCGAGGAGCGCGCCGCCGTTCCGCACCACCTGCTCGACGTGGCCGAGCCGGGGGAGGGGATGGACGCCGCGCGCTGGGCGGCGCTCGCGGACGAGGCCATCGCCGGCATCGCCGCGCGCGGGCGGCTCCCCATCGTGGCGGGCGGGACCGGCCTCTACCTGCGGGCGCTCCTGCGCGGGGTGGCCGAGGCGCCCGGGCGCGACCCGGCGCTGCGGGCGCGGCTGGAGGAGGAGGCGGCGCGCGAGGGCCGGCCGGCGCTGCACCGGCGGCTGGCGGAGGTCGACCCGGCGGCCGCGGCCCGGATCGGCCCCAACGACCTCGTCCGCGTGGTGCGCGCCCTCGAGATCGCGGCCGGGGGGCGGACGCAGACGGAGGTGTTCGCCGGCCACGCCTTCGCCGCGGCGCGTTACCGGTACCGGCTCCTGGCGCTCGATCCGCCCCGCGCCGAGCTCCACGCCCGCATCGACGCCCGGGTGCCCCTCCTGTTCTCGCGCGGGCTGCTCGCCGAGACCGCCGCGCTCCTCGCGCGCCATGGCGGACGGCTCCCGGCCAAGCTCCCCCTCGGCTACGCCGAGGCGGCCGAGGTGCTGGCGGGCCGGCTCGAGCCGGGCGAGGCGACGCGGCGGGTCCAGGTGGCCCACCGGCGCTACGCGCGGCGGCAGGTGGTCTGGCTCCGCGGCGAGCGCGAGGTGGAGTGGCTCGCACCACCCGTCGACCCGGACGCGCTCGCCGCCGGGCTCGCGGCATGGCGCGCCGCGGCAGCGCCCTGA
- a CDS encoding acetyl-CoA carboxylase carboxyltransferase subunit alpha, with amino-acid sequence MARPAYVIDFERPLIALESKIAELKQLSGGAAVDFTEEIVKLEKKAKKLQAEIFSDLTRWQTVQLARHPNRPYFLDYLGALFTDFFEVEGDRRFAADHAIVGGFARFDGEPVVVLGQQKGRNTKENLHRNFGMVRPEGYRKARRLFDLAERFRRPVLCFIDTPGAYPGIGAEERGQAEAIAVNLEVMSSLSVPSISVVIGEGASGGAIGIGVTNRILMLQYAWYNVISPESCSSILYRDATKAQKSAEALRLTARDLKEFGIIDEIVKESAGGAHRDPAETAGFVQDALRRHLAELKQLSPEGLVEDRYRKFRAMGVFTSEA; translated from the coding sequence ATGGCACGACCCGCCTACGTCATCGACTTCGAGCGGCCGCTCATCGCCCTCGAGTCCAAGATCGCCGAGCTGAAGCAGCTCTCCGGTGGCGCCGCCGTCGACTTCACCGAGGAGATCGTCAAGCTCGAGAAGAAGGCGAAGAAGCTGCAGGCCGAGATCTTCAGCGACCTCACCCGCTGGCAGACGGTCCAGCTCGCCCGCCACCCGAACCGGCCCTACTTCCTCGACTACCTCGGCGCGCTGTTCACCGACTTCTTCGAGGTGGAGGGCGACCGCCGCTTCGCCGCCGACCACGCCATCGTCGGCGGGTTCGCGCGCTTCGACGGCGAGCCGGTGGTGGTGCTGGGCCAGCAGAAGGGGCGCAACACCAAGGAGAACCTGCACCGCAACTTCGGGATGGTCCGGCCCGAGGGCTACCGCAAGGCGCGGCGGCTCTTCGACCTGGCGGAGCGCTTCCGGCGGCCGGTGCTGTGCTTCATCGACACGCCCGGCGCCTACCCCGGCATCGGTGCCGAGGAGCGCGGCCAGGCCGAGGCGATCGCGGTGAACCTCGAGGTCATGTCGAGCCTCTCGGTGCCGAGCATCTCGGTCGTCATCGGCGAGGGTGCCTCCGGCGGCGCCATCGGCATCGGCGTCACGAACCGCATCCTGATGCTCCAGTACGCCTGGTACAACGTCATCTCCCCGGAGAGCTGCAGCTCGATCCTCTACCGCGACGCCACCAAGGCACAGAAGAGCGCCGAGGCGCTCCGGCTCACCGCGCGCGACCTCAAGGAGTTCGGCATCATCGACGAGATCGTGAAGGAGTCGGCGGGCGGCGCCCACCGCGATCCCGCCGAGACCGCCGGCTTCGTGCAGGACGCGCTGCGCCGCCACCTGGCCGAGCTGAAGCAGCTCTCGCCCGAGGGCCTGGTCGAGGATCGCTACCGGAAGTTCCGCGCCATGGGCGTCTTCACCAGCGAGGCCTGA